The Nitrospira tepida genome includes a window with the following:
- a CDS encoding efflux RND transporter periplasmic adaptor subunit: MSRLTRHPIVVLGVIIFVTVLGLVVFRLSTGAKPDPRKGRTITVGTTTPTRGAVDLRLSYTADITPNQTVQIFSRVDGYIAKLHVDKGDFVKANQLLIEIDHTDYVHAVNQAKANLAAARAKVTQQRASVHNAKLTLDRMNALIRDQFVSQQDLDTAQVNYDAAIALMESLEAQVKQMEVALQQAETNLAYSYIRAPFAGYVAERNLDPGAYVTGSTASTSTMSRGILSLHEIATVRTMIEVVEKDVPLIKIGQPAEVRAEAYPDRVFHGTVTRVVQALNRNTRTMTVEVDLPNPDLALKGGMFARVEVIVGQHADAIQIPLDAVTRLEELQYVYVVQGSKAHRITVELGARNGNRIEITKGLAGDEEVIVSGKDLVHEDTPVQAQPLEDVNRQSLTRQS, encoded by the coding sequence ATGAGCCGCCTCACGCGCCATCCCATCGTCGTGCTCGGGGTGATCATCTTCGTCACGGTCCTGGGCCTGGTCGTGTTCAGGCTCAGCACCGGGGCCAAGCCGGACCCGCGCAAGGGCCGGACCATCACGGTGGGGACGACCACCCCGACCAGAGGCGCCGTCGATCTCCGACTGAGTTATACCGCGGACATCACTCCGAACCAGACCGTACAGATCTTCTCCCGCGTCGACGGGTATATCGCCAAGCTGCATGTGGACAAGGGCGACTTCGTCAAAGCCAACCAGTTGCTGATCGAGATCGACCATACGGATTACGTCCATGCTGTCAACCAAGCCAAGGCCAACCTGGCCGCCGCGCGCGCCAAGGTGACCCAGCAGCGGGCTTCGGTGCACAATGCGAAGCTGACTCTGGACCGCATGAATGCGCTCATTAGGGATCAATTCGTGTCTCAGCAGGACTTGGACACGGCCCAGGTCAATTACGACGCCGCCATTGCGCTGATGGAATCGTTGGAGGCGCAGGTCAAACAGATGGAGGTGGCCTTGCAGCAGGCGGAGACCAACCTGGCCTATTCCTATATCCGCGCGCCCTTTGCCGGCTATGTGGCCGAACGGAACCTCGACCCGGGCGCCTACGTGACCGGCTCGACCGCCAGTACCTCGACCATGTCGCGGGGCATCCTCAGCCTGCATGAGATCGCCACGGTCCGCACGATGATCGAGGTCGTCGAGAAGGACGTGCCGTTGATCAAGATCGGCCAGCCGGCCGAAGTCAGGGCGGAGGCCTACCCCGACCGGGTCTTCCACGGCACCGTGACCCGCGTGGTCCAGGCGCTGAACCGCAACACCCGCACGATGACAGTGGAGGTGGACCTGCCCAACCCCGACCTCGCCCTCAAGGGCGGGATGTTCGCGCGGGTGGAGGTGATCGTGGGGCAGCATGCCGATGCGATCCAGATCCCGCTCGACGCGGTCACTAGGTTGGAGGAGTTGCAATATGTCTACGTCGTCCAGGGCAGCAAGGCCCATCGGATCACGGTCGAGTTGGGCGCCCGGAACGGCAACCGGATCGAAATTACCAAGGGCCTGGCCGGCGACGAAGAGGTCATCGTCTCGGGGAAGGATCTCGTCCACGAGGACACGCCGGTGCAGGCGCAACCGCTTGAGGACGTCAATCGTCAATCGCTAACTCGTCAATCGTGA
- a CDS encoding TetR/AcrR family transcriptional regulator, translated as MTRTATRPRKAPARDNGNGRASAQDRQASLIGAAASLFAAKGFSGTTTKDIARAAGVSEALLFKHFPTKRALYSAILAEKAQYSELRAALEQAVADRDDERLFTLLAGFRIRKGADPTMLRLLLFSALEGHELSSMFFRQQYRVFYDLLAGYISRRIADGAFRAVDPQLTARAFFGIIVHHRFLHDILGIPLHLTHEEVVREYVLLFLSGLARDRPAREKSTAERNAVPSP; from the coding sequence GTGACCAGGACCGCCACCAGACCTCGCAAGGCACCGGCTCGCGACAACGGCAACGGCCGTGCGTCGGCGCAAGACCGGCAGGCCAGTCTGATCGGCGCGGCAGCCTCCCTGTTCGCCGCCAAAGGCTTCAGCGGAACCACTACTAAGGATATTGCCAGGGCGGCGGGGGTCAGCGAAGCGCTCCTCTTCAAACATTTTCCCACCAAGCGGGCGCTCTACAGCGCGATCCTCGCCGAGAAGGCCCAGTATTCGGAATTGCGCGCCGCGCTGGAGCAGGCCGTGGCGGACCGGGACGACGAGCGCCTCTTCACCCTGCTGGCCGGTTTTCGCATCCGCAAGGGGGCGGACCCTACGATGTTGCGCCTGCTCCTGTTCAGCGCCCTGGAAGGCCACGAACTGTCTTCCATGTTTTTCCGGCAACAGTACCGCGTGTTCTACGATCTCCTCGCCGGATACATCAGCCGGCGGATTGCCGACGGCGCCTTCCGTGCCGTCGACCCCCAACTAACCGCCCGGGCCTTCTTCGGCATCATCGTGCATCACCGGTTCCTGCACGATATCCTCGGCATCCCGCTGCACCTGACGCATGAAGAGGTCGTGCGGGAATATGTCTTGTTGTTTCTGAGCGGTCTCGCGCGCGACAGGCCCGCGCGTGAAAAGAGCACCGCTGAAAGGAATGCCGTTCCCTCCCCATGA
- a CDS encoding thiamine pyrophosphate-binding protein yields MSDGNQMIESDVFVEALQEIGIDFFTGVPDSILGGIIETLMERRLYVPATREDEALAMAAGAYMAGKVPAVLMQNSGLGTSLNTLISLNLIYQQPCVLIVSWRGFQGKDAPEHLVMGQTMPQLLDLMKIPHRTLSAGTIKEDLRWTAETFMKQRIPLALIIKKGVIKSLHP; encoded by the coding sequence ATGAGCGACGGCAATCAGATGATCGAGAGCGATGTCTTCGTCGAGGCGCTCCAAGAAATCGGGATCGACTTTTTCACCGGCGTGCCGGACTCCATTCTCGGCGGGATCATCGAAACCTTGATGGAGCGGCGCCTGTACGTGCCGGCCACGCGGGAGGACGAAGCCCTGGCGATGGCGGCGGGGGCCTATATGGCGGGGAAGGTCCCGGCGGTCCTGATGCAGAATTCCGGGCTCGGGACCTCGCTCAATACGCTGATCTCGTTGAATCTTATTTATCAGCAGCCCTGCGTGTTGATCGTGTCGTGGCGCGGCTTTCAGGGGAAGGATGCCCCGGAGCATCTCGTGATGGGGCAAACGATGCCGCAGTTGTTGGATTTGATGAAGATTCCCCACCGCACGCTGTCGGCCGGCACCATCAAAGAAGATCTCCGCTGGACGGCCGAGACGTTCATGAAGCAGCGAATTCCCCTGGCCCTGATCATCAAGAAGGGCGTGATCAAGAGTTTGCATCCGTGA
- a CDS encoding thiamine pyrophosphate-dependent enzyme, with product MKPEEGTMQSRARAMEALLGLLTDQPVIICNGFPSREAFKIADRPTHFYMIGSMGVAAAIGLGVALSKPQKKVVVFDGDGNVLMGMGTLATVGATKPKNFLHVVFDNEVYGSTGNQPTYSRVVRLDQVAKAAGYVNVERVIEREDLVYEFKEMLAKDGPSFLLVKVNEWVEDVGRVMHDPPVITQRFKKAIE from the coding sequence ATGAAACCTGAAGAAGGGACGATGCAGAGCCGGGCGCGGGCGATGGAGGCCTTGCTGGGGCTGCTGACCGATCAGCCCGTCATCATCTGTAACGGCTTCCCCTCGCGGGAGGCGTTCAAGATCGCCGACCGGCCCACGCATTTCTATATGATCGGATCGATGGGCGTGGCGGCGGCCATCGGGCTGGGCGTGGCGCTCTCGAAGCCTCAGAAGAAGGTCGTTGTGTTCGACGGCGACGGCAACGTCCTGATGGGCATGGGGACGCTCGCGACGGTGGGCGCGACCAAGCCCAAGAATTTCCTCCATGTCGTGTTCGACAATGAAGTCTACGGCAGCACGGGCAACCAGCCGACCTATTCGCGGGTGGTCCGGCTGGATCAGGTGGCCAAGGCCGCGGGCTATGTCAACGTCGAGCGGGTGATCGAGCGCGAAGATCTGGTGTACGAGTTCAAGGAGATGCTCGCCAAGGACGGGCCCAGCTTCTTGTTGGTGAAGGTCAACGAATGGGTGGAGGACGTCGGGCGGGTCATGCACGACCCGCCCGTCATTACGCAACGGTTCAAGAAAGCCATCGAGTAA
- a CDS encoding pyridoxal-phosphate-dependent aminotransferase family protein, with translation MILLNPGPVNVSERVRQALHRPDICHREREFADLLHRIQDKLLKAFVPGAEQDYTAAVITGSGTSAVEAALMSSLPQGKRSLVINNGVYGERMSQMTLTHRMGIPDLKLEWGKRPDPEVVRLALRQHQEVHLVGMVHHETTLGLINPAKEIADVVDSQNRVFMLDAVSSLAGDPLDIAGSHIYLVAGTSGKCIQGFPGVSFVLIRRGFLQRMRSYPRKSWYLHLPHYLDEEGRATVPFTPAVQVYYAFDEALSELLEEGVAKRIERYKRAAKLIRDRMKTLGLKPVVPAEFQSNTLTAYYLPEGLSYELLHDRLKERGYVIYAGQGQLESKIFRVANMGALSAQDLEGFLAAFQEVLEQAAVSR, from the coding sequence ATGATTCTACTCAATCCCGGTCCAGTCAACGTGTCCGAACGGGTCCGGCAGGCCTTGCATCGGCCGGATATCTGCCACCGCGAACGCGAGTTCGCCGACCTGCTGCATCGCATTCAAGACAAGCTGTTGAAGGCCTTTGTGCCCGGCGCGGAACAGGACTACACCGCGGCCGTCATCACGGGGTCCGGGACCTCGGCGGTGGAGGCGGCGTTGATGTCGTCCCTGCCGCAGGGGAAGCGCTCCCTGGTCATCAACAACGGCGTCTACGGCGAGCGCATGTCGCAGATGACGCTCACCCACCGGATGGGCATCCCGGATTTGAAGCTCGAGTGGGGGAAGCGCCCCGATCCTGAAGTCGTGCGGCTCGCCCTTCGCCAGCATCAGGAAGTCCACCTGGTGGGGATGGTGCATCATGAAACGACGCTGGGACTGATCAATCCGGCGAAGGAAATCGCCGACGTGGTGGACAGCCAGAACCGCGTGTTCATGCTGGACGCCGTCAGCAGCCTGGCCGGCGATCCGCTGGATATCGCCGGCTCCCACATCTATCTGGTGGCCGGGACCTCGGGGAAGTGCATCCAAGGGTTCCCGGGCGTGTCGTTCGTTCTCATCCGGCGCGGCTTTTTGCAGCGGATGCGGAGCTACCCCCGGAAATCCTGGTACCTGCACCTGCCCCATTATTTGGACGAGGAAGGGCGGGCGACGGTGCCCTTCACCCCCGCCGTGCAGGTTTATTACGCGTTCGATGAGGCCTTATCCGAACTGTTGGAGGAAGGGGTGGCAAAACGGATCGAGCGGTATAAGCGGGCCGCCAAACTGATTCGCGACCGGATGAAGACGCTGGGCCTCAAGCCGGTCGTGCCGGCGGAGTTTCAGTCGAATACGCTCACCGCCTATTACCTGCCGGAGGGCCTCAGCTACGAGCTGTTGCACGACCGCCTCAAAGAGCGGGGCTACGTGATCTATGCCGGTCAGGGGCAGCTCGAGTCCAAGATTTTCCGCGTGGCCAACATGGGGGCCTTGTCGGCGCAGGATTTGGAAGGGTTTTTGGCTGCCTTTCAAGAGGTACTGGAACAGGCGGCGGTGTCTCGTTGA
- a CDS encoding isocitrate lyase/phosphoenolpyruvate mutase family protein, with amino-acid sequence MHPAAKLRALLKQPGIIKAVGAQDALSAKLIERAGFDAIWASGFAISASLKCIPDASFITSSEQLEVERNIAEAVSIPIIADCDTGYGNALNVMRTVNDRERAGVAAICIEDNVYPKRCSFYAGVRRELIPIEEHCGKIQAAKAAQTVPEFVVIARTEALIAGWGQDEALKRAQAYADAGADAVLIHSKSPTFDELRTVAKRWSGKVPLVVVPTIFDGVTAAELEEAGFKIVIYANQMVRASIRAMCDALDVIKQDTRPGSVNDRIVKLKEVYEIVGVPQMEEDEKKFLPVGSEKITAIIPAAGFEKHLLPLIEDRPKCLLDIKGKTILERQVAALNDCDIKEIALIRGYKKEAIALPNIRYYDNDRYEETGELFSLFCAEHEMRGRTIVLYGDIIFDRAILEKLLKSPADISLVVDLAWYDHQQQGARAPHLNPDLVTFEQAPGRSYLSRFVMPEEDHRIVKIGQHVSHEQAHAEFIGMAMFSEKGVQAMTGLYRGLLASRADRPFHEAPSLAKASFTDMIQELIDAGHSVQAVPIFKGWMEVDSFEEYQKAWANLRQ; translated from the coding sequence ATGCACCCCGCAGCGAAACTACGCGCTCTGCTCAAACAACCCGGCATCATCAAGGCCGTCGGCGCTCAAGACGCGCTGAGCGCCAAATTGATCGAACGCGCCGGCTTCGACGCCATCTGGGCCAGCGGCTTCGCGATCTCCGCGTCCTTGAAATGCATTCCCGACGCGAGCTTCATCACGTCGAGCGAACAGCTTGAGGTGGAGCGCAACATCGCCGAGGCCGTCTCGATTCCGATCATCGCCGACTGCGACACGGGCTACGGCAACGCCTTGAACGTGATGCGCACGGTGAACGACCGGGAGCGGGCGGGCGTCGCCGCCATCTGCATCGAAGACAACGTCTATCCCAAACGTTGCAGTTTCTACGCGGGGGTCCGGCGGGAACTCATCCCGATCGAAGAACATTGCGGAAAGATTCAGGCCGCCAAGGCCGCCCAGACGGTCCCGGAATTCGTCGTCATTGCGAGAACCGAAGCGCTCATTGCGGGGTGGGGACAGGATGAGGCCTTGAAGCGCGCACAAGCCTACGCCGACGCCGGCGCCGACGCCGTGCTGATCCATTCCAAATCCCCCACGTTCGACGAGCTCCGGACGGTCGCGAAACGCTGGTCGGGGAAGGTCCCGCTCGTGGTGGTCCCGACGATCTTCGACGGCGTCACGGCGGCGGAGTTGGAAGAGGCGGGGTTCAAGATCGTGATCTATGCGAATCAGATGGTGCGGGCCAGCATCAGGGCCATGTGCGACGCGCTTGACGTGATCAAGCAGGACACGCGCCCGGGCTCGGTCAACGACCGAATCGTCAAGCTGAAGGAAGTCTACGAGATCGTCGGCGTCCCGCAAATGGAGGAAGACGAAAAGAAGTTCCTCCCGGTGGGCAGCGAAAAGATCACGGCGATCATCCCCGCGGCCGGGTTCGAGAAACACCTGCTGCCGCTGATCGAGGACCGGCCCAAGTGCCTGCTGGACATCAAGGGCAAGACGATCCTGGAGCGGCAGGTCGCAGCCTTGAACGACTGCGACATCAAGGAGATCGCGCTGATCCGGGGCTACAAAAAAGAAGCGATCGCGCTCCCGAACATCCGTTACTACGACAACGACCGTTACGAGGAAACGGGGGAGCTTTTCTCGCTCTTCTGCGCCGAGCACGAAATGCGCGGGCGGACCATCGTCCTGTACGGCGACATCATCTTCGACCGGGCGATCCTGGAAAAGTTGCTCAAGAGCCCCGCGGATATTTCGCTGGTGGTGGACTTGGCCTGGTACGATCACCAACAGCAGGGGGCCAGGGCGCCGCACCTCAATCCCGACCTCGTGACGTTCGAGCAGGCGCCAGGCCGCAGCTACCTGTCGCGCTTCGTGATGCCGGAAGAAGACCACCGGATCGTCAAAATCGGACAGCATGTGTCGCATGAACAGGCCCATGCGGAGTTTATCGGCATGGCGATGTTTTCGGAGAAGGGCGTTCAGGCGATGACCGGTTTGTACCGCGGCCTGTTGGCATCCCGCGCCGACCGGCCGTTCCATGAAGCGCCGAGTCTGGCCAAAGCCTCCTTCACGGATATGATTCAGGAACTCATCGACGCGGGCCACAGTGTCCAGGCCGTGCCGATCTTCAAAGGCTGGATGGAGGTCGATTCCTTCGAGGAGTACCAGAAGGCCTGGGCCAACCTGCGCCAGTAG
- a CDS encoding phosphocholine cytidylyltransferase family protein, with amino-acid sequence MKAIILAAGIGKRLWDLTQHRPKCLIEFGGKSLLVRHLEHLASQGVQRAALVVGYKQDMIRNAVGTTYAGVDLTYLVNDQYHRGSISSLWLARGEFDDDAVVMDADVLYHREIMKRLIRSPHQNCLLMDETVVQRGEECMVVVRGGRVVALTKRMPSVYDYAGEGVGFLKVGRPDAERLVGSLRAHIDRGAWDMEYEDGLLEFFDQVRVGHEKIGGLPWTEIDFPEDVTRAEREILPKLD; translated from the coding sequence TTGAAGGCCATCATCCTCGCCGCCGGCATCGGCAAGCGGCTCTGGGACCTCACGCAGCACCGGCCCAAATGCCTGATCGAGTTCGGCGGCAAAAGCCTCCTGGTTCGGCACCTGGAGCACCTGGCTTCCCAGGGGGTGCAGCGGGCCGCGCTGGTGGTCGGCTACAAGCAGGACATGATCCGAAACGCGGTCGGCACGACCTATGCCGGCGTCGATCTGACCTACCTCGTCAACGACCAGTATCACCGCGGGAGCATCTCCTCTCTGTGGCTCGCGCGAGGGGAGTTCGACGACGATGCGGTGGTGATGGATGCAGACGTGCTGTATCATCGGGAGATCATGAAGCGGCTGATCCGCTCTCCCCACCAGAACTGCCTGCTGATGGACGAGACGGTCGTTCAGCGGGGGGAGGAGTGCATGGTGGTGGTGCGGGGCGGGCGGGTGGTCGCGCTGACGAAACGGATGCCCTCCGTCTATGATTATGCCGGAGAAGGCGTCGGCTTTCTCAAAGTCGGCCGGCCGGACGCGGAGCGCCTGGTGGGCTCGCTGCGGGCTCATATTGACCGGGGAGCCTGGGACATGGAATATGAAGACGGGCTGCTCGAATTTTTTGATCAGGTCCGCGTGGGCCATGAAAAAATAGGCGGGTTGCCCTGGACCGAGATCGATTTCCCGGAGGACGTAACTCGCGCCGAACGGGAAATCCT
- a CDS encoding YbhB/YbcL family Raf kinase inhibitor-like protein: MSSRMLIGLLACVLLLPVSAFAKEKGKGKEKEKSGFTLTSLDIVPNTKISLKHVYRGFGCEGGNLSPALSWTGAPEGTKSFAITAYDPDAPTGSGWWHWVVYNIPADVTELKTGAGSADSPQLPPGAVQGRTDFGTVGYGGPCPPVGHGKHRYIFTVHALKVDKLDVPADATAALVGFMINANRLGKATLTGIYAR, translated from the coding sequence ATGTCGAGCAGGATGCTCATCGGTCTGTTGGCCTGCGTGCTTCTGTTGCCGGTTTCGGCTTTTGCCAAAGAGAAGGGGAAGGGTAAAGAGAAAGAGAAAAGCGGGTTCACGCTGACCAGCCTCGACATCGTGCCGAACACGAAGATCAGCCTGAAACATGTCTACAGGGGATTCGGCTGCGAGGGAGGGAATCTTTCACCCGCCTTAAGCTGGACCGGGGCTCCGGAGGGGACCAAGAGTTTCGCGATCACGGCCTATGATCCGGACGCGCCGACCGGGAGCGGCTGGTGGCATTGGGTGGTCTACAACATTCCAGCCGATGTCACGGAGCTGAAGACCGGTGCGGGCAGCGCCGACTCGCCGCAACTCCCGCCCGGCGCCGTCCAAGGCAGGACGGATTTCGGGACGGTCGGATACGGAGGTCCCTGCCCGCCGGTTGGGCATGGCAAGCACCGGTACATCTTCACGGTCCACGCGCTCAAGGTCGACAAGCTGGATGTGCCGGCCGATGCCACCGCGGCGCTGGTCGGGTTCATGATCAACGCGAACCGATTGGGCAAGGCGACCCTGACCGGGATCTATGCTCGATAG